TTGCTCAACAAGTTGGATTCCCTAATACAATAGATAATGAACTAAAGAAACTTATTTCAGAAGGTAAAGAAGTTGAAGCGGTTAAAAGATATAGGATTGCTACTGGAGTAGGATTAATAGAAGCTAAAAAATATATTGATTCTTTAAATGAACAGGATAAATAGATGAACATTATTTATAAATTGTGTAAGAAGCGGGAGTAATGACTACTTCACATCATCTATAAAATGCGTATGTAGGCCGGTGAGATTATTGTCATAATGGGTGGTGGATAATGAACAGCAAAAAATATGAAGTAAATATGGTTG
This Peptococcaceae bacterium 1198_IL3148 DNA region includes the following protein-coding sequences:
- a CDS encoding 50S ribosomal protein L7/L12, coding for MDNTIVWIFIIGILLFLVAIISQLKSDISRMNTILNKIAQQVGFPNTIDNELKKLISEGKEVEAVKRYRIATGVGLIEAKKYIDSLNEQDK